The following coding sequences lie in one Ostrea edulis chromosome 8, xbOstEdul1.1, whole genome shotgun sequence genomic window:
- the LOC125672861 gene encoding uncharacterized protein LOC125672861, protein MDTLGLSTQLKVRQCSQCQGDTEFYCNTCKRDLCLQCKEKHVIDLHIKHHDVVIYREKFNYIPRQEICVRHPDRFYEMFCQSCELSVCFRCLEHRKHQILDIRTAYQTKRQQHREIIDTIRSETLYNCRVLLAGIQTDIQTCPPQICHRQSQMSTKAQRLKDLIDTAVCDVKTRYRGLLIDRIQQQKRKMNRHLTHIQNYEDRYEQSANRAVQFLLFIKTSRVPQIKDTPNLPQHLLLSLTEGFNMEDVSPLLRGIPEIQMTTGKRQVGIDECVKLMSTPVLHTSVCVTGVSRVRHISRVMSDRVWVSDVVNLILTDTTGDTIHRVTDIIPLYGGGHTVNSSGELIYIDSEFNINKLSVNNHTVTTQIEYTSPWQPLCVYCSPSTGDLMVGMCNYKTNTGKVTRYNSSGQHILTIQHDNEHHTVYSEPYYITENNNGDIIVSDLIKYNRGAVVVTERGGRHRFSYTGPPSGSSLYPLGICTDALSHILVCDGNTDTVQMIDKDGHFLSLLLTEHGINIPHSLNYDDKTHLLWVGSEYPNTVSVYRYLQRRYSLTVNPDRDEQITEAAESFEEIQESGSELEISGESESEENSEDLKSEDSNEESDPDDEDTAESGTSEDNGVEENDDRNLEETSENEDE, encoded by the exons ATGGACACACTAGGACTCAGCACTCAGCTAAAAGTACGACAATGTTCTCAATGTCAGGGGGACACTGAGTTTTACTGTAACACATGTAAACGTGATCTGTGTTTACAGTGTAAAGAGAAACATGTCATTGATCTACATATCAAACACCATGATGTTGTGATTTACCGTGAGAAGTTTAACTACATCCCCAGACAAGAGATCTGTGTCAGACATCCAGACAGGTTCTATGAAATGTTCTGTCAGTCGTGTGAACTTTCTGTCTGTTTCCGATGTTTAGAGCACCGAAAACACCAAATACTGGACATTAGAACAGCCTATCAAACAAAGCGACAACAACACCGAGAAATCATTGACACCATCAGAAGTGAGACTCTCTATAACTGTCGTGTTCTCCTGGCAGGAATCCAAACTGATATCCAAACTTGTCCCCCACAAATCTGTCACCGTCAATCACAGATGTCAACAAAAGCCCAAAGACTGAAGGATCTGATTGACACTGCGGTATGTGATGTTAAAACAAGATACCGAGGTTTATTGATTGATAGAATACAACAACAGAAGAGAAAAATGAACAGACACCTCACCCACATACAGAACTATGAAGACAGATATGAACAATCAGCAAACAGAGCGGTACAATTCCTCTTGTTTATAAAGACCAGTCGTGTCCCCCAGATAAAGGACACCCCTAATCTTCCACAACACCTGCTGCTGTCCCTGACTGAGGGATTCAACATGGAGGATGTCAGTCCGTTATTGAGGGGAATCCCAGAAATCCAAATGACAACAGGAAAACGACAAGTAGGAATAGACGAGTGTGTGAAACTGATGTCCACACCTGTATTACACACGTCTGTCTGTGTGACAGGTGTTAGTCGTGTGAGACACATATCTCGTGTGATGTCAGACCGGGTCTGGGTCTCTGATGTAGTCAATCTCATCTTGACAGACACAACAGGAGACACTATACACCGTGTGACAGATATAATACCATTGTATGGAGGAGGACACACAGTGAACAGTTCTGGTGAACTGATTTATATAGACAGTGAATTTAACATCAACAAACTGTCTGTGAACAATCACACAGTCACCACACAGATAGAGTATACATCACCATGGCAACCACTGTGTGTGTACTGCTCCCCGTCCACTGGAGATCTGATGGTCGGGATGTGTaactataaaacaaatacagGCAAGGTAACCCGGTACAACAGTAGTGGTCAACACATCCTGACCATACAACACGACAACGAACATCACACAGTGTATAGTGAACCTTATTATATCACAGAGAACAATAACGGTGATATTATTGTGTCTGACTTGATTAAATATAACCGTGGTGCTGTAGTGGTGACAGAGCGCGGGGGGAGACATCGATTCTCCTACACAGGACCTCCATCAGGATCATCACTATATCCACTAGGAATCTGTACAGACGCGCTGTCGCACATCCTGGTGTGTGATGGTAACACCGACACAGTACAGATGATTGACAAGGACGGTCACTTCCTGTCTCTGTTACTGACAGAACACGGGATAAACATACCACACAGCCtgaactatgatgataaaactCACCTTCTCTGGGTCGGATCAGAGTACCCCAACACAGTGTCTGTATATAGATATCTACAGAGgaggtactctctgactg TTAATCCAGACAGAGATGAGCAGATCACGGAAGCTGCTGAAAGTTTTGAGGAGATTCAGGAATCGGGATCAGAGCTGGAAATCAGTGGAGAGTCCGAGTCTGAAGAAAACAGCGAGGATCTGAAGTCTGAGGATAGCAACGAGGAATCTGATCCTGATGACGAGGACACTGCTGAATCAGGGACCAGTGAAGATAATGGTGTAGAGGAAAACGATGATCGGAATTTAGAGGAGACCAGCGAGAATGAAGATGAATAA